In the Henningerozyma blattae CBS 6284 chromosome 8, complete genome genome, one interval contains:
- the TBLA0H03920 gene encoding uncharacterized protein has protein sequence MNFNSNLKLLNNKKELSTLDLSTFLNKRPINKFPITLELLDYSNYNPFNFKGYITNINSRNLSRYETTDYQPKSGELVPIKTFELSSSTDYASLVSCEDLEYPSRIYYSKDRKVIKDDLISLCQDLISANDFITKNIYNKDEDKEKTDFEIIKKSWFRFGSSSIWLESEQCYITVTRVMYSATGAKTGPDVSLLRAEAFDRNWNEIKNKRIPKLDITMPKNIEHELRNIDIEYGISENSCDKFKSNIVDYENCIVEKTKIFLENKKRKEFLLNQYFVTYPTVYKFPFISDRQFSGAEDPRIILRNNGKVEPVVVFNMETGTSRRMHVYFPHRTLNPVIELSFPDGMKNTEKNWAPFFSNNDDGSDFSRGYIHFVYNFSPLEILKCSLNDGRCKKVFTKQTLGLTGKNEFGGVRGVTQFVALPXXIIPKIADKQIWVGFSKLHINDCGCAENFYRPMLNIIVEEKGVYDQELIVPSMNFEPEVLDWSTKSYACNCYNVMSPNSIVFWDAVNQDPITKKFEDLLVFTYSEADKVSKVINIRGILDYVLKLYEVKDIEETFIPSKNSDAILGKTLSCVKDYAMKVCKDYGLEHPMYEQYAKEKREKEQKEKEKKDQQKKEKEQKDGK, from the coding sequence CCacatttttgaataaaaggcccattaataaatttcctATTACGCTGGAACTTTTagattattcaaattataatccttttaattttaaaggttatattacaaatattaattctagAAATTTGAGTAGATACGAAACAACAGATTATCAGCCTAAAAGTGGCGAATTAGTACCAATTAAGACCTTTGAATTATCCTCAAGCACGGATTATGCGTCTTTAGTTTCCTGTGAAGATCTAGAATACCCATCcagaatttattattcaaaagatcgaaaagttattaaagatgatttaatatctttatgtcaagatttaatttcagcaaatgattttataacaaaaaatatttataataaagatgaGGACAAAGAGAAAACcgattttgaaattattaaaaagagTTGGTTTAGGTTTGGATCGTCAAGTATATGGTTAGAATCTGAACAATGTTACATTACTGTAACACGTGTTATGTATTCTGCAACTGGCGCTAAAACAGGCCCTGATGTTTCTTTGTTGAGAGCTGAAGCTTTTGATAGAAATTggaatgaaattaaaaataagagAATTCCTAAATTAGATATAACAATgccaaaaaatattgagcATGAATTGagaaatattgatattgaatatGGAATATCGGAAAATTCCTgtgataaatttaaatcaaatattgtTGACTATGAAAACTGTATCGTTGAAAAgacaaaaatttttttagaaaacaaaaagaggaaagaatttttacttaatcaatattttgtaaCATACCCAACCGTTTATAAATTTCCATTTATTTCAGATCGCCAATTTTCTGGTGCTGAAGATCCTCGAATTATATTGAGAAATAATGGAAAAGTTGAGCCTGTAGTAGTATTCAATATGGAAACTGGTACTAGTAGAAGGATGCATGTATATTTCCCACACCGTACTTTAAATCCAGTTATTGAATTATCCTTTCCAGATGGAATGAAGAATACAGAAAAAAACTGGGctccatttttttcaaataatgatgatggtTCTGATTTTTCAAGAGgttatattcattttgtCTATAATTTTAGTCCattagaaattttaaaatgcTCTTTGAACGATGGACGTTGTAAAAAGGTATTTACAAAGCAAACCTTAGGCTTAACGGGCAAGAATGAATTTGGTGGTGTTAGAGGTGTTACCCAGTTTGTAGCTCTGCCATNNNAAATTATTCCTAAAATTGCGGATAAGCAAATCTGGGTAggtttttcaaaattgcATATTAATGATTGCGGATGTGctgaaaatttttatagGCCTATgcttaatattattgtgGAAGAGAAAGGTGTATATGACCAAGAATTGATTGTCCCTTCAATGAATTTTGAACCTGAAGTTTTAGATTGGTCTACAAAGAGTTATGCTTGCAATTGTTACAATGTGATGTCACCAAACTCCATTGTATTTTGGGATGCAGTAAACCAAGATCCAATTACTAAGaaatttgaagatttgCTTGTTTTTACCTATAGCGAAGCGGATAAAGTTTCAAAGGTAATTAATATAAGGGGTATTCTAGATTATGTCTTAAAACTTTATGAAGTGAAGGATATTGAAGAAACATTCATTCCCTCTAAAAATAGTGATGCAATTTTGGGTAAAACTTTATCATGTGTTAAAGATTATGCAATGAAAGTTTGCAAAGACTACGGTTTAGAACATCCTATGTATGAACAGTATGCTAAAGAGAAAAGGgaaaaagaacaaaaagAGAAAGAGAAGAAGGACCAAcagaaaaaggaaaaagaacaaaaagatggtaaatga
- the TBLA0H03930 gene encoding uncharacterized protein (similar to Saccharomyces cerevisiae RMD6 (YEL072W)) produces MQTNKYNLILNTRIKGPDVFFRDLGFNKNQDKSVLYLLVTDEFFNSPEVNASFEKIQIPKNPVAENCISYSTNYYLMNFGSPLDIEIPLNIVLSTIGFKPFKHEQVKEEDKAFELTSYTSFGKGYGILGFNQTLLHLNYFLNCETLIAECFVPHNLVGYYESKLGFKEFDRTMVYKDRPKESGFGQEFVFTRDFEVATLKRPIFV; encoded by the coding sequence ATGCAaactaataaatataactTGATTTTGAACACTAGAATAAAGGGACCTGACGTTTTCTTCAGAGATTTGGGGTTCAATAAAAATCAGGACAAATCTGTTTTGTATCTATTAGTTACagatgaatttttcaatagtCCAGAAGTTAATGCTTCATTcgaaaaaattcaaattcccAAAAACCCTGTGGCTGAAAATTGTATTTCATATAGTACAAATTATTACCTTATGAACTTTGGTTCACCACTAGATATAGAAATCCCTTTGAATATAGTATTGTCAACCATTGGATTTAAACCTTTTAAGCACGAACAAGTTAAAGAGGAGGATAAGGCATTCGAATTAACATCATACACCTCTTTTGGTAAAGGCTATGGCATTTTAGGGTTTAATCAAACCTTGTTACATTTaaactattttttaaattgtgAGACTTTAATTGCTGAATGTTTTGTGCCACACAACTTGGTAGGGTATTATGAATCAAAACTAGGCTTCAAAGAGTTTGACAGAACTATGGTGTATAAGGATAGACCAAAAGAATCGGGGTTTGGACAAGAGTTTGTTTTCACACGAGATTTTGAGGTCGCTACACTAAAAAGGCCAATCTTCGTTtag